In Oncorhynchus gorbuscha isolate QuinsamMale2020 ecotype Even-year unplaced genomic scaffold, OgorEven_v1.0 Un_scaffold_656, whole genome shotgun sequence, a genomic segment contains:
- the LOC124019707 gene encoding calcium-independent phospholipase A2-gamma-like, with protein sequence MANVKPKQSLAASVAISTASSSSSLEKPFMANVKPKQSLAASVANSAASVARSTASSSSAIAKQTLQLFQPEALSTNMDETNSTLSQHVNDYFGSCTSLSTGDDKKPHHLNDNAQASMSSKPALSLRYQSTKSGDHIPVSVPVAAETKAIQGKAATPQPTPPLEEVRPTSGVPTRESPATDSTSSDPVTHTPTLTPSKKGGFGQYLSDPRPNVQAFFGSYIAPLVPSKFRADPKSVTAAVEEKNTEEAVRKSGEKMETEEEKKNAEEGAKKRLLSQREKIIARVSMDNRTRALVQGIQKATDMNIHTSRVEELSLHLLEYPETRGVAVKERVIPCLLRLRQTRDPRLQAAVREALTLVGYTDPVKGQGIRILAIDGGGTRGLVALQTLHKLQTLTGKPIYQLFDYICGVSTGAILAFMLGVFQIPLDDCEELYRKLGSDVFKQNVIVGTVKMGWSHAFYDSQIWENILKERMGEGLMFETARDPKCPKVSAVSTIVNRGLPLKAYVFRNYSMLPGVRSHYIGDCKHKMWQAIRASSAAPGYFQEYPLGKDLHQDGGLLINNPTALAIHECKLLWPNTPVQCVVSLGTGRYETVNKNNTTSTSLKAKITNVISSATDTEEVHIMLDALLPPNTYFRFNPYMSEDIPLDESRPERLTFLQEEGTRYLERNEAKLNKAASVLALEKSAIQRLAEWCKLKADMYEGLPFISKL encoded by the exons ATGGCCAACGTCAAGCCCAAACAGAGCCTCGCTGCGTCAGTGGCTATATCCACCGCTAGCTCCTCGTCAAGTTTAGAGAAACCCTTCATGGCCAACGTCAAGCCCAAACAGAGCCTCGCTGCGTCAGTGGCTAACTCCGCCGCATCAGTGGCTAGATCCACCGCTAGCTCCTCGTCAGCCATTGCCAAGCAGACGTTACAGCTGTTCCAACCAGAGGCCCTGTCCACCAACATGGACGAGACAAACAGCACCTTGTCTCAACACGTCAACGACTACTTTGGGAGTTGTACTAGTCTATCAACAGGAGATGACAAGAAGCCTCACCATCTAAATGACAATGCTCAAGCATCCATGTCCTCCAAGCCTGCTCTCAGTCTACGTTATCAGAGTACGAAGAGCGGGGACCACATCCCCGTTTCAGTACCTGTGGCAGCTGAGACCAAGGCTATCCAGGGCAAGGCAGCTACCCCACAACCGACTCCTCCCCTGGAGGAGGTTCGCCCAACCTCGGGTGTTCCCACCCGAGAGAGCCCTGCCACAGACAGTACTTCCTCTGACCCAGTCACCCATACCCCCACCCTAACACCCTCTAAAAAAGGGGGGTTTGGGCAGTATCTGTCCGACCCTCGTCCCAATGTTCAGGCATTCTTTGGCAGCTACATAGCACCCTTGGTACCTAGTAAGTTCAGAGCTGACCCCAAGAGCGTCACAGCAGCAGTTGAAGAGAAAAACACGGAGGAGGCTGTGAGGAAGtctggagagaagatggagactgaggaggagaagaagaatgcTGAAGAGGGGGCCAAGAAACGACTgttgagccagagagagaag ATCATAGCCCGGGTGAGTATGGACAACAGGACCAGAGCCTTGGTGCAGGGCATCCAGAAAGCCACAGACATGAATATCCACACCAGCCGTGTGGAGGAGCTTAGCCTGCATCTTCTGGAGTACCCTGAGACACGCGGCGTGGCCGTCAAG GAGAGGGTGATCCCGTGCCTGTTGCGTCTGAGGCAGACCAGAGACCCCCGGCTCCAGGCTGCAGTGAGAGAGGCCCTGACCCTGGTGGGATACACAGACCCTGTGAAGGGCCAGGGTATACGGATCCTGGCCATCGATGGAGGGGGGACCAGGGGACTGGTGGCCCTGCAGACCCTACACAAACTGCAGACACTGACGGGCAAACCCATCTACCAGCTGTTTGACTACATCTGTGGGGTCAGCACAG GTGCCATCCTGGCCTTCATGTTGGGGGTGTTCCAGATTCCTCTGGATGATTGTGAGGAACTCTACAGGAAGCTGGGTTCTGATGTGTTCAAACAGAACGTCATCGTGGGAACCGTTAAGATGGGCTGGAGCCACGCCTTCTACGACAGCCAGATCTGGGAGAACATCCTCAA ggagagaatgggagaagGCCTCATGTTCGAGACAGCCCGGGATCCAAAATGCCCAAAG GTGTCAGCAGTGAGCACCATAGTGAACAGGGGTCTGCCTCTGAAGGCCTATGTGTTCAGGAACTACAGCATGCTACCAGGGGTCAGGTCCCACTACATAGGAGACTGTAAACACAAGATGTGGCAGGCCATCAGAGCCTCCTCCGCCGCCCCAGGGTACTTCCAGGAGTATCCACTGGGAAAAGACCTGCACCAG GATGGTGGTCTCCTCATCAACAACCCCACAGCGTTGGCCATCCATGAGTGTAAGCTGCTGTGGCCCAACACCCCAGTGCAGTGTGTTGTCTCCCTGGGTACGGGTCGCTATGAGACCGTCAACAAGAACAACACCACCTCCACCAGTCTCAAAGCCAAGATCACCAACGTCATCAGCAGTGCCACCGACACAGAGG aGGTCCACATCATGCTGGACGCCCTCCTTCCACCCAACACCTACTTCCGTTTCAACCCCTACATGAGCGAGGACATCCCATTGGACGAGAGCCGCCCGGAGAGGCTGACCTTCCTGCAGGAGGAAGGAACTCGCTACCTGGAGAGGAACGAAGCCAAGCTGAACAAGGCAGCGTCGGTGCTGGCTCTGGAGAAGAGCGCCATCCAGAGGCTGGCTGAATGGTGCAAACTGAAGGCCGACATGTACGAGGGCTTGCCCTTCATCTCCAAACTGTAG